Proteins encoded in a region of the Candidatus Margulisiibacteriota bacterium genome:
- a CDS encoding zinc metallopeptidase, with product MYFDWTFILLLPAMALALYAQFKVKSTFAKYAEVPSQKGLTGAAAARGILDGNGLGAIKVEETPGELTDHYDPRAKTLRLSESVYASTSVAALGVAAHEAGHAVQDAKSYSPLKLRNGMLPISNLGTTLSFPLFFLGIFLSYKPLMDLGIMFFSVAVFFAVVTLPVEFDASNRAIKVLADGGYLTEAEVPMARAVLNAAALTYVAAAAMAVLNLVRLLALRNQRD from the coding sequence ATGTACTTCGATTGGACCTTTATTTTATTGCTCCCGGCCATGGCCCTGGCTTTGTACGCCCAGTTCAAAGTCAAATCAACCTTTGCCAAATACGCTGAAGTTCCTTCGCAAAAAGGGCTGACCGGCGCGGCCGCCGCTCGCGGGATTTTAGATGGCAACGGGCTTGGGGCGATTAAAGTTGAAGAAACCCCGGGGGAACTGACCGATCATTACGATCCACGGGCCAAAACTTTGCGCCTGTCCGAATCAGTCTATGCCAGCACTTCCGTCGCCGCGCTAGGGGTCGCCGCCCACGAAGCCGGCCACGCGGTTCAGGACGCCAAGTCCTATTCCCCGCTTAAACTGCGCAACGGCATGCTCCCAATCTCCAACCTGGGGACGACCCTCTCCTTCCCCCTCTTTTTCCTGGGGATTTTCTTGAGTTATAAACCGCTAATGGATCTGGGGATCATGTTCTTTTCAGTCGCGGTCTTTTTCGCGGTCGTGACGTTGCCGGTCGAATTCGACGCCAGTAACCGGGCGATCAAGGTCCTGGCCGATGGCGGGTATCTTACCGAGGCCGAAGTCCCAATGGCCCGGGCGGTCCTCAATGCCGCCGCCTTGACCTATGTCGCCGCCGCCGCCATGGCGGTCTTAAATCTAGTTCGCTTGCTCGCCCTGCGCAACCAACGGGACTAG
- a CDS encoding 3-isopropylmalate dehydratase large subunit: MGKTIAEKILSNHSGRDAKAGDIVIADLDFMIGQDGTSGVAIDSFRKMQAKKVADPNKIAIIIDHSSPSPNEGVSAIHKKIREFCLEQGVKLYDVGCGVCHQITPEQGLVVPGNLVIGADSHTCTYGAINVFSTGIGSTDLAAGMISGKLWFKVPETMKVNFNGQLPKGVYSKDLVLHFIGQIGADGATYLALEIGGQAIDAMSVDARFTISNMAIECGAKAGLMEADAKVMEWVKQHSKKKPNPITADKDAIYQQIVEIDVAKLEPQIAKPHTVDNVCGVTEVAGTPVQQGFIGTCTNGRLEDFQVAAKILKGKNVKAGCRLIIAPASKDILMAMIKDGTYQTLLECGALAVTPGCGPCVGTHNGVPSDGENVISTANRNFLGRMGNRNAFIYLGSPATVAASMIEGQITDPRKYL, from the coding sequence ATGGGCAAGACAATAGCCGAGAAAATACTCTCCAACCACTCCGGCCGGGACGCTAAAGCCGGGGACATCGTCATTGCCGACCTCGATTTCATGATCGGCCAGGACGGGACTTCCGGGGTCGCCATCGACTCGTTCCGGAAAATGCAGGCCAAAAAGGTCGCCGACCCGAACAAGATCGCCATCATCATCGACCACAGCTCCCCATCGCCAAACGAAGGGGTCTCCGCCATCCACAAAAAGATCCGCGAATTCTGTCTGGAACAAGGGGTCAAGCTTTATGACGTCGGCTGCGGCGTCTGCCACCAGATTACGCCGGAACAAGGGCTGGTCGTCCCAGGGAACCTGGTGATCGGGGCCGATTCCCACACCTGCACTTACGGGGCGATCAACGTCTTCTCGACCGGGATCGGTTCGACCGACCTCGCCGCCGGGATGATCTCGGGCAAACTCTGGTTCAAGGTCCCGGAAACGATGAAAGTTAACTTCAACGGCCAGCTCCCGAAAGGGGTCTATTCCAAGGATCTGGTCCTGCATTTTATCGGCCAGATCGGCGCCGACGGCGCCACCTACCTAGCCCTTGAGATCGGCGGCCAAGCGATCGACGCCATGTCGGTCGACGCCCGCTTCACCATCTCTAATATGGCGATCGAGTGCGGCGCCAAGGCCGGACTGATGGAGGCTGACGCCAAAGTCATGGAATGGGTGAAACAACACTCCAAGAAAAAACCGAACCCAATTACCGCCGACAAAGACGCGATCTACCAGCAGATCGTTGAGATCGACGTTGCCAAGCTTGAGCCGCAGATCGCCAAACCGCACACGGTCGACAATGTTTGCGGCGTGACCGAAGTCGCCGGCACCCCGGTCCAGCAGGGCTTCATCGGTACCTGCACCAACGGCCGGCTGGAAGATTTCCAGGTCGCCGCCAAGATCCTTAAAGGGAAAAATGTTAAAGCCGGTTGCCGGCTGATCATCGCCCCCGCCTCCAAAGATATCCTGATGGCGATGATCAAAGACGGAACCTACCAGACCCTGCTCGAGTGCGGCGCCCTTGCCGTCACCCCGGGTTGCGGACCGTGCGTCGGCACCCACAACGGGGTCCCATCCGACGGGGAAAATGTCATCTCGACCGCCAACCGAAACTTTTTGGGCCGGATGGGGAACCGGAACGCTTTTATTTATCTTGGTTCCCCCGCTACTGTCGCCGCCTCAATGATCGAGGGGCAAATCACCGATCCGAGGAAATATCTATGA
- the miaA gene encoding tRNA (adenosine(37)-N6)-dimethylallyltransferase MiaA has protein sequence MKTLFIFGPTAVGKTSLSIELAKQLNGEIISADSMQVYRGMDIGTAKPTMEERQGIPHHLINIRDPDEEWTVSDFVGECARKSAELKTRGKTPIIVGGTGLYLWSLIEGFAFPITPADKELRARLEIIPTSTLYAQLSTIDPAAAAKIHANDKKRIIRALEVFELTGKPISDLQKLRVKEPRRSVAGLDSLFCLTLPREVLYERINQRVDKMISSDLLAEVKTLLAKGYKKELPALQGLGYKEVIDYINGVYPTEAVMIEELKKRTRNFARRQMTWFRRFNNVIWVEAADPSSALAAINNGSETR, from the coding sequence GTGAAAACCCTCTTTATTTTCGGCCCGACCGCCGTCGGCAAAACCAGCCTATCGATCGAACTCGCCAAACAACTTAACGGCGAAATTATCTCCGCCGACTCGATGCAGGTCTACCGGGGAATGGACATTGGGACCGCGAAGCCGACCATGGAAGAGCGGCAAGGGATTCCTCATCATCTGATTAATATCCGCGATCCCGATGAAGAATGGACCGTCTCCGACTTCGTCGGCGAGTGCGCCAGAAAATCGGCAGAGTTGAAGACCAGAGGAAAAACTCCGATCATTGTCGGGGGAACCGGCCTCTATCTCTGGTCGCTGATAGAGGGGTTTGCTTTCCCGATCACCCCGGCGGACAAAGAATTGCGAGCCAGGTTGGAAATAATCCCTACCTCCACGCTCTACGCTCAACTTTCTACGATTGATCCGGCCGCCGCCGCCAAGATCCACGCTAATGATAAAAAGCGGATTATCAGGGCTCTGGAAGTTTTCGAATTGACCGGCAAACCAATATCGGATCTGCAAAAATTACGGGTTAAGGAACCGCGACGTTCAGTCGCGGGGCTTGACTCGCTCTTTTGCCTCACCCTCCCCCGCGAAGTCCTTTACGAGCGGATCAATCAGCGGGTAGACAAAATGATCTCCAGCGACTTGCTTGCCGAGGTCAAAACCTTGTTAGCCAAGGGATACAAAAAAGAGCTTCCGGCCTTGCAGGGACTTGGCTACAAAGAAGTGATCGACTATATAAACGGGGTTTATCCGACCGAAGCGGTAATGATCGAGGAGCTAAAAAAAAGAACCCGTAACTTTGCCCGCCGGCAAATGACCTGGTTCCGGCGGTTTAATAACGTCATCTGGGTCGAGGCAGCAGACCCATCTTCCGCGTTGGCCGCTATCAATAACGGATCTGAAACCCGCTGA
- a CDS encoding 3-isopropylmalate dehydratase small subunit: MNLTGKAKLPTKKIVNDINTDYVISGRYKFKIQDPVELAKHVMEDLDPEFYSRLEKGDFLVAGRNFGCGSSREQAPMAIKYANISAVIAKSFARIFYRNCFNLGILAIEADTDGIAEGDELEINLDGGKIVNKTKGTDIKIAPLPKTMQTLLADGGLVEHFKKHGGFKI, from the coding sequence ATGAACTTAACCGGCAAAGCAAAGTTACCGACTAAAAAGATCGTCAACGATATCAATACCGACTACGTTATTTCGGGGCGCTATAAGTTTAAGATCCAGGACCCGGTCGAATTGGCGAAACACGTCATGGAAGATCTCGACCCTGAATTTTACTCCCGGCTGGAAAAGGGAGATTTTCTTGTCGCTGGCAGAAACTTCGGCTGCGGCTCTTCCCGCGAACAGGCCCCGATGGCGATCAAATATGCCAACATCTCGGCGGTGATCGCCAAGTCGTTCGCCCGAATTTTTTACCGCAATTGCTTTAACCTTGGGATCCTGGCGATCGAAGCCGACACTGACGGGATCGCCGAAGGGGACGAGCTCGAGATCAACCTCGACGGCGGCAAGATCGTCAATAAGACCAAAGGGACCGACATCAAGATCGCCCCTCTGCCGAAAACCATGCAAACCCTGCTCGCCGACGGCGGGCTGGTGGAACATTTCAAAAAGCACGGCGGCTTTAAGATCTAA